Genomic segment of Candidatus Deferrimicrobiaceae bacterium:
CATCAGGTTGAACAGGTTCCCGTAGGCGCGGCCGGCCTTTCCCCGGATCAGTTCGGCCACATCTGGATTCTTCTTCTGGGGCATGATGCTGCTCCCGGTGCAGAGCGCATCGGGGAGCGACAGGAAGCCGAACTCGGTCGAGGACCAGTAGACCATCTCCTCGGCGAAGCGCGACAGGTGCATCATGGTCACGGCCGCGGCGTGAAGGAAATCGAGCGCGAAGTCGCGGTCGGACACCGCGTCGATGCTGTTTTCGCAGACCCCGTCCATCCCGAGGGATCGGGCCGTGAAGTCGCGGTCGAGGGGAAACGTGGTGCCCGCCAGCGCGCCTGCGCCGAGCGGAGACACGTTGGTGCGGCGGCGCGCGTCACGGAACCGGTCCGAATCGCGCGTGAACATCTCGTAATATGCCAGGAGGTGATGTGAAAACAGGATCGGCTGCGCCCGCTGGACGTGGGTGTACCCGGGCATCACGATACCGAAATACTTTTCCGCCGCCTCGGCCAGCTTCCCGCGCAGCGTCCCGAGCAGCGTCAGCGTTTCGTCGATCGCGTCGCGCAGGAAGAGCCGCAGGTCGAGCGCCACCTGGTCGTTCCGGCTGCGGCCCGTGTGCAGCTTGCCTCCGGCCGGCCCTACCTTCTGGGTCATCCGGCTCTCGACCGCCATGTGGATGTCCTCGTCGGCCAGGTCGAACGTCACCTTGCCCCTGGCGATCTCCTCGAGCACGGCCAGCAGCCCTTTTTCGATCGCGACGGCCTCTTCGGCCGGGATGATCTTCTGCTTCGCCAGCATCCGGACATGGGCGATGCTGCCGGCGATATCCTGCCGATAGAGCTGGAGATCGTACTGGATGGATGCCGTGAACGATTCGACGAAGCGGTCGGTTCCCCCTTCGAACCGACCGCCCCACGCTTTTTTCTTAGCCATGTCAGCCCTTCTTGGCCGCCAGCATCGAACGGATGCGGAGACGCAGCGCGTTGATCTTGATGAAGCCGGTGGCGTCGGCCTGGTTGTAGACCGACTCCTTCTCGAAAGTGGCGAAGTCGGCGCGATAGAGCGACAGCGGGCTCTTGCGCCCTGCGACCGAGCAGTTGCCCTTGTAGAGCTTGAGGCGGACCGTGCCGGTGACGTTTTCCTGGCTCTTGACGATCATGGTCTTGAGCAGATCCATCTCGGGCGTGTACCAGTAGCCGTTGTAGACGAGCTCGGCGAACTTGGGGATGAGCGAATCCCGGAAATGCATGACCTCGCGGTCGAGCGTAATCGACTCAATGCCGCGATGCGCCGCATGGAGGATCGTGCCGCCGGGGGTCTCGTACACGCCGCGAGACTTCATGCCTACGTAGCGGTTTTCTACCAGGTCGAGGCGGCCGATGCCGTTGGCGCCGCCCAGCGCGTTGAGCGCGGAAAGCAGCTTCGCTGGCCCCATCTTCTTGCCGTTGACGGCGGTGGGGATGCCGTCGACGAAGGAGACCTCGACGTAGGTCGGCTTGTCGGGCGCCTTCTGGGGCGAAACGGTCAGCGTGAACATGCTTTCGGGGGGCTCTGCCCAGACGTCCTCGAGGATGCCGCCTTCGTAGCTGATGTGCATCAGGTTGCGGTCGCTCGAATACGGCTTCTCGACCGTGACGGGCGTGGGAATGCCCCACTTCTTGGCGTAGTTGACGAGGTCGGTGCGGGAACGCATGTCCCACTCGCGCCAGGGCGCGACGATGGTGACGTCGGGCATCAGGGAGAAATAGGTCAGCTCGAAGCGGACCTGGTCGTTCCCCTTGCCGGTGGCCCCGTGGGAAACCGCCTTGCAGTTTTCCTTGCGGGCGATCTCGATCTGCTTCTTGGCGATCAGCGGCCGCGCAATGGATGTCCCCAGAAGGTAGGCGCCTTCGTAGACCGCGTTGGCCTGCAGCGACGGGAAGATGAAGTCGCGGACGAATTCATCCTGGACGTTCTCGACGTAAACCTTGGAGGCCCCGGTCTTCTTTGCCTTGACCTTGACGGGGGCAAGCTCGTCGCCCTGCCCGAGATCCGCCACGAATGCGATGACTTCGCAGCCATAGGTCTCGATCAGCCAACGCAGGATGACGGAGGTGTCGAGCCCTCCGGAATAGGCGAGCACGACCTTGTCGAGTTTCTTCATTGCGCGTTCCTCCCGTGAATTCAATGTGCGATGAGCGTGTCGAGAATGGCCATCTGCGCGTGGAGGCGGTTTTCGGCCTCGTCGAACACGGCGGACTGCGGCCCCTCGATCACCTCATCGGTGATTTCCTCCCCGCGATGGGCGGGAAGGCAATGCATGACGATCGCGTTCTTCTTCGCAGCGAAAAGCAGGCCGGCATCGATGCAATAGCCCTTGAAGGCCTTGATGCGACGCTTCTGCTCCGATTCCTGCCCCATGCTGGTCCACACGTCGGTGTAGAGCAGGTCGGCCCCGATGGCCGCCTCGGCCGGATCGCGCACGATACGCACGTCGCCGCGCCCGATCGTCTCGGCTTCGGCGATCACCTCGGCGTTGGGCTCGAATCCCTTGGGGCAGGCGACCCGAAGCCTGAATCCGAGCAGGTGCGCCGCCTCGACCCAGGAGTTGGCGACGTTGTTCCCGTCGCCGATGAAGGCGACCGTCATTTTCCGGATGTCCTTGCCGCGCTCGCGGGCCGTCTGGAGGTCGGCGAGTATCTGGCAAGGGTGGTGGTCGTCGGTCAGGCCGTTGATCACCGGAACGCGCGAATGGGCCGCGATCTCCTCGATGACGACGTGCGCGAAGGTCCGGACCATGATGGCGTCGGCGTAGCGCGCCAGCACCCGGGCGGTGTCCTTCACCGGCTCCCCTCGCCCGATCTGGCTGTCGTTCGGGGACAGGAAGACCGCGTGCCCTCCCAGCCGCGCCATCCCGACTTCGAAGGAAACCCGGGTCCGGGTGGACGATTTCTGGAAGACCATGACCAGCGTCTTTCCCTTGAGCGGTGTCGGGACGCGTCGACCGCTGCCCCGCTTTTTCCATGCGTCGGCAAGGTCGAGCAGACCCAGCAGCTCCCGGTCGGTCAGGTCGAGTATCCGGAGAAAATCCTTTTTCAACGGCGTCCCTCCCCGGGCAGCGACTGCTCGAGCAGAACCAGCGCCCGGTCGATCTCGGCGTCGGTCACGGTCAGCGCCGGCAGGAAACGGAGCACGTTGCCCGTGGCGTTGACGATGAAGCCGTTCTCGAGGCAGCGATTCGAGATCGGCTTCGCCTCGCCGGTCATGACGGCGGCGATCATGAGCCCCATCCCGCGGACTTCGACGATGTCGGTCCGGCGGGAGGCAAGCGACCGGAGGCCGTCGGATAGCCGCACGCCCTTTCGCCGGACCTCGTCGAGGAATTCGGGGGCGCAAACCGTCTCGAGGACGACTTTTGCGGCCGAGCAGCAGACCGGGTTCCCGCCGAACGTGCTTCCGTGGCTGCCGGGGCCGAAGGACGCGGCGACCTCGTCGCGGGCGACGACGGCGCCGAGCGGAAGGCCGTTGGCGATTCCCTTGGCCAGCGTGACGATGTCGGGCGTCACTCCGAAGTGCTTCGATGCGAGAAAATCACCCGTGCGCCCGATCCCCGTCTGGATCTCGTCGGCGATGAGCAGGATGCCCCGCTCGCGGCAAAGGCGCGCGGCGGCTTCGTACCAACCCGCCGGATGCATCCGGACGCCGATCTCGCCTTGCATCGGCTCGACCATGAGGGCACACGTCTTGTCTGTGAGCGCGGCCTCGAGCGCGGCCAGGTCGCCAAACGGGACGACGCGGAAGCCGGGCAGCATCGGGGTGAACCCCTCGTGGAACTTGGGCTGGCCGGTGGCGGAAAGGCTGCCGTAGGTGCGCCCGTGGAAAGAGCCGTCGATGGCGACGATCTCGAAGGCGTCGGTCCGGCCGCGGTCGACGGACCATTTGCGCGACAGTTTGATCGCGGCCTCGTTCGCCTCGCTTCCGCTGTTGCAGAAGAAGACCTTCCCGCCGGTCGTCGCCCTGGATAGCAGCGCGGCGGCCTCGGATTGGGCCGGGACGTGAAACAGATTGGACACGTGCACCAGGGAGGCGGCTTGCGTGGAGATCGCCCGCGCCACCTCCGGGTTGGCATGGCCCAGCACCGTGACCGCGATGCCTCCGAGGAAATCGAGGTATTCCCGGCCGTCGGCGTCGAAAAGACGGACGCCGTCTCCCCGCATGATCGCAATGGGAAAGCGGGAATAGTTGGACATCTGGTATCTGGCGGTCAGTTCGACGATCGACGCGTTGCTCATCTTTGGTGCTCCTGTGCCTTTCACGAACGGGTGATCTCGGTGCCGATGCCGGCATCGGTGAAGATTTCGAGCAGGACGCTGTGGGGGACGCGCCCGTCGATGATGTGGACCTTGTTGACGCCGTCGGCCAGCGCATCGAGCCCGCACTCGACCTTGGGGATCATGCCGCCGTGGATGATCCCTTCGGCAATCATCGCACGCGCCGCGCTTTCGGTCATCGTGGAAACCAGCTCTTTATTCCCGTCGAGGACACCCGGGACGTCGGTCAACAGGATGAACTTCTCGGCCTTGAGTGCTCCGGCGATACCGGCCGCCGCCGTGTCGCCGTTGATGTTGTAGGCCTGCCCTTCCGGCCCCACGCCGATGGGCGCGATGACGGGCATGAAGCCGCCCCCCTCGAGCGTGGAGATCACCGAGACGTCGACCGATTCGACGAGCCCGACTTCGCCCAGGTCGAGCGGCTTTCCCTCGGCGTCAGGCAGGTCGTACCGGCATGCCCGGATCAGGGAGGCATCCTTCCCCGAAAGACCGACGGCGCGCCCGCCGAACCGGTTGATCAGCGCGGTGATCTGCTTGTTGACGATGCCCCCGAGCACCATCTCGACCACTTCCATGGCTTCGGGGGTCGTGACGCGCAGTCCCGCGCGGCGTTCGGTCGGGATTGACAGGCGCTCGAGCAGCCGGTCGATCTGGGGGCCGCCGCCGTGGACGATGACGGGCCGGATTCCGACGAACTGAAGCAGCACGATATCTTCGGCGAACGAGGCGATGCGCGCCTCGTCCTTCATCGCCGCCCCGCCGTACTTGACCACCACGGTCTTGCCCGCGAACTCGCGAATGTACGGAAGCGCCTCGATCAGCGTTTCGGCCTTCTGGATATATCCCCGCAACTCTCCTCCAGTCTCCCCCACCGGTTAAAGGATATACCGGCTGAGGTCGACATCCCGGACGATGTCGGAAAGCTTCTCGTCGACATAGGGCCGCTGGATGACGATCTCCTGCCCCTTGATTTCGGACGCGCTGAACAGCAGTTCCTCGAGCAGCTTTTCCATGATCGTGTGGAGCCGCCGGGCGCCGATGTTCTCGGTCCGGTCGTTGACCTCGCATGCCATGTCGGCGATCCGCTCGATCGATTCGGGCGTGAAGGTCAGACGTACCCCTTCGGTCGCGAGCATCGCCTCGTACTGGCGCGTCAGCGCTCCGTCGGGCTCGGTCAGGATGCGGATGAAATCTTCTTTAACGAGCGTGTCGAGCTCGACCCGGATCGGGAAACGCCCCTGGAGCTCGGGGATCAGGTCGGACGGTTTGCTCATGTGGAATGCGCCGGCCGCCACGAAGAGGATGTGATCGGTGCGGACCATGCCGTGCTTCGTGTTGACGTTGCTGCCCTCGACGATCGGGAGCAGGTCCCTCTGGACCCCCTGGCGCGAAACGTCGGGACCTTGCCCCGATTCGCGCCCGGCGATCTTGTCGATCTCGTCGAGGAACACGATGCCGCTCTGCTCGGTACGCTCGATCGCCCGCTTCCGGACCTGGTCCATGTCGACCATGCGAGCGGCCTCTTCGGCTTCGAGCAGCGAGAGAGCCTCCGGAACACGAACCTTCCGTCGGTGCGTCTTCCGGGGGAAGAGGTTGCCCAGCATCTCCTGGATGTTGCCTTCGAGCCCCTCGACGCTCCCGCCGCCCGTGACGCCGATGATGTCGATCGTCGACGCGGCGCCCTCGCGCACATCGACCTCGACCATCCGTTCGGACAGTTTCCCCGCTCGAAGCATTTCCCGCATGCGTTCGCGGGAATCGGAAGGGGCAGGAACGGGAGGCGTCCCGGCTTCCCCGGGCGTGACGACAGCCGGGCCCGGAGGCAGCAGCAGGTCGAGCAATCGATCTTCGGCGTGCTCGTGCGCCTTGCCGGATACGGCCTCCATCGCTTCGGCCCGGACCATGTGGACAGCGATCTCGACCAGGTCGCGGATGATCGACTCGACGTCGCGCCCGACGTAGCCGACCTCGGTGAACTTGGAGGCCTCGACCTTGAGGAAGGGCGCCTGGGCAAGCCGCGCGAGCCTGCGGGCGATCTCGGTCTTCCCGACGCCGGTCGGCCCCACCATGATGATGTTCTTCGGCGCGATCTCGTCGCGCAACGGCTCGGGTACCTGCTGACGCCGCCATCGGTTCCGAAGGGCGATGGCCACGGCGCGCTTGGCGTTGCGCTGGCCGACGATGTAGCGGTCGAGCTCGGTCACGATCTCGCGAGGGGACAGCGGAGCCGGCACAGGCATTTTCGGCTCGGTTGTCACTTCGACGCGATCTCTTCGCACACGATGTGGCCGTTGGTGTAGATGCAGATTTCGGACGCGATCCGGAGCCCCTCGCGGGCGATCTCGGATGCCCCCAGCGAACTGTGCGCCAGCATCGCCCGTGCGGCCGAAAGCGCATACGGCCCGCCGGAGCCGACCGCGGCCACTCCGTCGTCCGGCTCGACGACGTCGCCGCTGCCGGAGATCAGCATGATGTCGGTTCCGTCCGTGACCAGGAGGAATGCCTCAAGCCTTCGGAGAACCCGGTCGGTCCGCCAATCCTTCGCCAGCTCGACCGCCGCCCGGCGGAGGTTGCCCCGGAACTCGTCGAGCTTGGCCTCGAACTTCTCGAACAGCGTGAACGCGTCGGCCGTCGACCCGGCGAATCCGGCGAGCACCTTGTCCTGGTGCAGCCGGCGAATTTTGCGCGCGGTATGCTTGAGCACCGTGTTGCCGA
This window contains:
- a CDS encoding aspartate aminotransferase family protein — translated: MSNASIVELTARYQMSNYSRFPIAIMRGDGVRLFDADGREYLDFLGGIAVTVLGHANPEVARAISTQAASLVHVSNLFHVPAQSEAAALLSRATTGGKVFFCNSGSEANEAAIKLSRKWSVDRGRTDAFEIVAIDGSFHGRTYGSLSATGQPKFHEGFTPMLPGFRVVPFGDLAALEAALTDKTCALMVEPMQGEIGVRMHPAGWYEAAARLCRERGILLIADEIQTGIGRTGDFLASKHFGVTPDIVTLAKGIANGLPLGAVVARDEVAASFGPGSHGSTFGGNPVCCSAAKVVLETVCAPEFLDEVRRKGVRLSDGLRSLASRRTDIVEVRGMGLMIAAVMTGEAKPISNRCLENGFIVNATGNVLRFLPALTVTDAEIDRALVLLEQSLPGEGRR
- the hslU gene encoding ATP-dependent protease ATPase subunit HslU, translating into MPVPAPLSPREIVTELDRYIVGQRNAKRAVAIALRNRWRRQQVPEPLRDEIAPKNIIMVGPTGVGKTEIARRLARLAQAPFLKVEASKFTEVGYVGRDVESIIRDLVEIAVHMVRAEAMEAVSGKAHEHAEDRLLDLLLPPGPAVVTPGEAGTPPVPAPSDSRERMREMLRAGKLSERMVEVDVREGAASTIDIIGVTGGGSVEGLEGNIQEMLGNLFPRKTHRRKVRVPEALSLLEAEEAARMVDMDQVRKRAIERTEQSGIVFLDEIDKIAGRESGQGPDVSRQGVQRDLLPIVEGSNVNTKHGMVRTDHILFVAAGAFHMSKPSDLIPELQGRFPIRVELDTLVKEDFIRILTEPDGALTRQYEAMLATEGVRLTFTPESIERIADMACEVNDRTENIGARRLHTIMEKLLEELLFSASEIKGQEIVIQRPYVDEKLSDIVRDVDLSRYIL
- the hslV gene encoding ATP-dependent protease subunit HslV, producing the protein MADIRGTTILAVAREGVVAIAGDGQVTLGNTVLKHTARKIRRLHQDKVLAGFAGSTADAFTLFEKFEAKLDEFRGNLRRAAVELAKDWRTDRVLRRLEAFLLVTDGTDIMLISGSGDVVEPDDGVAAVGSGGPYALSAARAMLAHSSLGASEIAREGLRIASEICIYTNGHIVCEEIASK
- the argH gene encoding argininosuccinate lyase, which produces MAKKKAWGGRFEGGTDRFVESFTASIQYDLQLYRQDIAGSIAHVRMLAKQKIIPAEEAVAIEKGLLAVLEEIARGKVTFDLADEDIHMAVESRMTQKVGPAGGKLHTGRSRNDQVALDLRLFLRDAIDETLTLLGTLRGKLAEAAEKYFGIVMPGYTHVQRAQPILFSHHLLAYYEMFTRDSDRFRDARRRTNVSPLGAGALAGTTFPLDRDFTARSLGMDGVCENSIDAVSDRDFALDFLHAAAVTMMHLSRFAEEMVYWSSTEFGFLSLPDALCTGSSIMPQKKNPDVAELIRGKAGRAYGNLFNLMTTMKGLPLAYNRDMQEDKEPVFDSAKTVKDCLIGATMLVEGMTPNEERMRSACDDGFLTATDLADYLAKKGIPFRKAHEITGKVVRYCEAEGKRLKDLTLAELKKFSPKVAEDVRDAISLTHSIKQRNTRGGTGPDAVRKRLETLKRK
- the argB gene encoding acetylglutamate kinase, translated to MRGYIQKAETLIEALPYIREFAGKTVVVKYGGAAMKDEARIASFAEDIVLLQFVGIRPVIVHGGGPQIDRLLERLSIPTERRAGLRVTTPEAMEVVEMVLGGIVNKQITALINRFGGRAVGLSGKDASLIRACRYDLPDAEGKPLDLGEVGLVESVDVSVISTLEGGGFMPVIAPIGVGPEGQAYNINGDTAAAGIAGALKAEKFILLTDVPGVLDGNKELVSTMTESAARAMIAEGIIHGGMIPKVECGLDALADGVNKVHIIDGRVPHSVLLEIFTDAGIGTEITRS
- a CDS encoding argininosuccinate synthase, translated to MKKLDKVVLAYSGGLDTSVILRWLIETYGCEVIAFVADLGQGDELAPVKVKAKKTGASKVYVENVQDEFVRDFIFPSLQANAVYEGAYLLGTSIARPLIAKKQIEIARKENCKAVSHGATGKGNDQVRFELTYFSLMPDVTIVAPWREWDMRSRTDLVNYAKKWGIPTPVTVEKPYSSDRNLMHISYEGGILEDVWAEPPESMFTLTVSPQKAPDKPTYVEVSFVDGIPTAVNGKKMGPAKLLSALNALGGANGIGRLDLVENRYVGMKSRGVYETPGGTILHAAHRGIESITLDREVMHFRDSLIPKFAELVYNGYWYTPEMDLLKTMIVKSQENVTGTVRLKLYKGNCSVAGRKSPLSLYRADFATFEKESVYNQADATGFIKINALRLRIRSMLAAKKG
- the argF gene encoding ornithine carbamoyltransferase, with the protein product MKKDFLRILDLTDRELLGLLDLADAWKKRGSGRRVPTPLKGKTLVMVFQKSSTRTRVSFEVGMARLGGHAVFLSPNDSQIGRGEPVKDTARVLARYADAIMVRTFAHVVIEEIAAHSRVPVINGLTDDHHPCQILADLQTARERGKDIRKMTVAFIGDGNNVANSWVEAAHLLGFRLRVACPKGFEPNAEVIAEAETIGRGDVRIVRDPAEAAIGADLLYTDVWTSMGQESEQKRRIKAFKGYCIDAGLLFAAKKNAIVMHCLPAHRGEEITDEVIEGPQSAVFDEAENRLHAQMAILDTLIAH